One Eubalaena glacialis isolate mEubGla1 chromosome 11, mEubGla1.1.hap2.+ XY, whole genome shotgun sequence DNA segment encodes these proteins:
- the PIANP gene encoding PILR alpha-associated neural protein has protein sequence MESRMWPALLLSHLLPLWPLLLLPLPPPAQASSSSPRTPPAPARPPCARGGPSAPRHVCVWERAPPPSRSPRVPRSRRQVLPGTLPPATPSGFEEGPPSSQYPWAIVWGPTVSREDGGDPNSANPGFLPLDYGFAAPHGLATPHPNSDSMRGDGDGLSLGEAPATLRPVLFGGRGEGVDPQLYVTITISVIIVLVATGIIFKFCWDRSQKRRRPSGQQGALRQEESQQPLTDLSPAGVTVLGAFGDSPTPTPDHEEPRGGPRPGMPQPKGAPAFQLNRIPLVNL, from the exons ATGGAGTCCAGAATGTG GCCTGCACTGCTGCTGTCCCATCTCCTCCCTCTCTGGCCACTGCTGTTGCTGCCCCTCCCACCGCCTGCTCaagcttcctcctcctcccctcggACCCCACCAGCCCCAGCCCGGCCCCCCTGTGCCCGGGGAGGGCCCTCAGCCCCACGCCATGTGTGCGTGTGGGAGCGGGCACCTCCACCAAGCCGCTCCCCGCGGGTCCCAAGATCACGTCGGCAAGTCCTGCCGGGCACCTTGCCCCCGGCCACCCCATCAGGCTTTGAAGAGGGGCCACCCTCATCCCAGTACCCCTGGGCTATTGTGTGGGGTCCTACAGTGTCTCGAGAGGATGGGGGGGACCCCAACTCTGCCAATCCTGGATTTCTGCCCCTGGACTATGGTTTTGCAGCCCCGCATGGGCTGGCCACCCCACACCCCAACTCAGACTCCATGCGGGGTGATGGAGATGGGCTTAGCCTTGGAGAAGCACCTGCCACCCTGCGGCCGGTCCTGTTCGGGGGCCGCGGGGAAG GTGTGGACCCTCAGCTCTATGTCACAATTACCATCTCTGTTATCATTGTTCTCGTGGCCACTGGCATCATCTTCAAGTTCTG CTGGGACCGCAGCCAGAAGCGGCGCAGGCCCTCTGGGCAGCAAGGtgccctgaggcaggaggagaGCCAGCAGCCCTTGACAGACCTGTCCCCAGCCGGGGTCACTGTGCTGGGGGCCTTCGGGGActcgcccacccccacccctgaccACGAGGAGCCCCGAGGGGGACCCCGGCCTGGGATGCCCCAGCCCAAGGGGGCTCCAGCCTTCCAGCTGAACCG GATTCCCTTGGTGAATCTGTGA